GGGAGAACATGTGAAGACACCgcaggaaagaaagaatgagaTGGTAGAGGATGCTgctcttcaaataaaaatgtaggaaagaaatatgaaggcaaaaaaaagaaacctggaAAATGGTAGATGGAGGCTGgcatagaaacagaaaatggtTGGAAGAGAGTTAAAACATTAGAGAAAGAGCATGAAGAAAACCATGTAATATTAGGAcaagcaaaatgtattttatttattcatgttccttctggattatttttcccTGACAGCTGTGGAGGATCCAATTGCTGTGCACTCCCTTTCCTCCATGGAGGGCAGCCAAGCACTTCTCTTTGAGGGTCATGAATGTGCAAAATAGTCTTGAGCCTTCAACTTTAAACAAAGCCCCCTTCTGCCTTGGGCAGCATCCCCTCAACCTCCCCTGAGGAAATCTGGCAGCTTTGTTGCAACCCACGTGTAGGCTCCCATGAGCTCCTTTCGCAGGTTGGTCCATTATTAATGCTGAAATGGGAGTGAAATAACTGAGAATTAGGCTAACTTTCCCTTGCAAAGAGAAGGGATGTAATCTACTCCCTCCTATACATCTCTCTTTGCCACTGGTGTGGCATGGTGCATGCTCCGTGCAGACAGATGGGCTGGGATGTCAGCTCTAAGCCATATTTAGCAACTTCGTGGGACCATCCAAATGCTACTATAGTAAATGGAAACTCCTCCACTTGTTTTAATGGAGATTGGTGTGGCCTTGCAAGGCTCCCACCTAGCCATACCTTCTGGCCTCTTCAGAGAATTTGATTTGCTGAGCAATTTAATCAGTGGGAAAGTTGGGAAGTTGCGAAAGGCAAGATAAGGCCTTtaatccttttctctctttccctgaGCAAAATTCCAAGTAAAAAGgtgttgaaaagaaaagcttttctcacAGGTAATTTTTATCAGTCCAGACAGTGACATGataaatttttcaaaagcttccTAGTGATTTGAAGGTGCAAGTCCCATCTGACTTCAGAAATGAGGCTTGATCAATTTTTGCCCTTCAGCCACATCTTCCTGCTCTTCAGCCAGATCTCTAAGAAAGGAGATGTGAATGAGGGGTTTTAAACAACTCTTTTTAAGTCAGAGGCAGGTATAAGAGCTGACATGTCACAGGAATGACATTAGACACATGGATCAGGCGAGTCTCACTGCCGGAAAGACCTGACTTAGGAACATCTGTATACGTTTTCCAGCATTCATCTTTAATGTGGTGTAAGTGGTGTTATGCTAGAAAATATGAACACACCTAACTGGAGCTCTACGAGAGTGAGTATTAATGAGATGGATCTATCGGCTTAGTAAGAAGCTTATTCCCTCTTGGTCCATAAGAAAGTTGTTTGGAAAAACACATACTAACTGAGTGAGGCTGGGAAAAGCCGGCTTTTTAGAGAGTTCTCCCACTATCATGGTAGTGATGATGCCATGTTAGTGGGGGCTCCAGAGTAGGACTCTTTCCAGCAAGGGTGTGTGCACTGCCGCAGCGATCTGAAATGCTCTCAGCATCATCTTGTTTTCAGCAGGGCGGGAGGTAGAAAGCCCATAAGGACTTACAGCAGCAactgcaggctgctgggctCTATACACACTGGCATAGCTTTGTGTGCCCTTGCCTTGGTGGTCTGGTCCTGAAGACGTTTGCTGCCAGGAATAGTCTTCAAATTAGACACAGCTGAAATCTCCCAAGATTCTTCCAGAGATGTGAGGACTGCAGGATGAGGCCCTGAATGACAGACCGCTGTGCAAGGCTTGCCTCAGCCAGGGCAGTCTGATCAGGCATCTCTCATGGGAACAGCATTGTTTTTAATGCGCTTCCCAGCCACCAGTGATGCCATCCCCTCTGCTGAGGCGCAGACAGGGTGCTCTTATTTTCAGAAGCCTCAACAGAAACACATATGTACTTCATGTTCACACTCTTAACTAGCCATACTATTGCCTTATTACTTAATCCATTTTAAATAGCGGTGAATCTGCAGCTGTAGTGTTAATTATCATGGATGTCACTTTCAGGAAGTGTCAGGAAGAGGCGCATTCACTGCCATGCTAGCGCTGAGCACATAAACATCCCAGCGTGCTTTTTTCCCTTGCGTGCTTCAGGTTTGACACAGAAATTCCAACTCTCGGTCCTAGTCCTGTTAACACTCAACTATGTAAGTAAATATACTCAGCTGAGGATGCTTCAGTGTAGCTTCTCATGCAGATAAGGGCTGACAAGATCAGCCGGTGGTTTGCAAATGTGTAGCATAAACAAGTCAAGCAAAGAAGTCTGCATAAACATTGAGACTTCCAtgccttgctttgttttctctgctgaacTACATGGTGGGACCTGTCTTGGTGATCACTGGACTTACATTGTTGGACATGGGCTGGGTGTTCTGCCTGTGGTAGCCACAGGTTTTATAACACCCATCAAGGGGTGTAAACCACTCTGAACTGGCTGGGTTGTTCAGTACTAATGAACTATGTTTAGAGTGTTTACACAGCATGATTTCATCTTCTAAAGGCCTGTAATGTGAACTGTGGACTCATACTACCCTAAGGGTAATACATGTGGTACTTGTGCTAGGCTAGAGAAAACAACCTTTCTCCTACTCAGTTCACTTTAATTAATGTCAGAATTGGATTGCATCACTTTTTTATTGCATATTCTGTAACTTGTTGAAACCTTAACCTTTTGGGCTAACATTTTCTTCACCAGATGACTACTCAGCCTGATTCTGGAGGGATGTTTCTGCCTGTTCATCTCTTTctaggaatttttttattcccaGAACAGCTTCTTGTGGAAGATGTAGCACCCTTGCAGTTAGGAAAGGGAAACCACGATCAGGCAGTGATAGTGTTACGTGGAAAATCTAGCTTTGTGCGTGTGCCTTTTGTGGCTCCTGTGAAAAATACCCAGATTCAGCCAAGTTATAAGCCCTTGGAAAAGTGCAGTTTGCACGCACCCAGCATAGGCTTGTAAGTTTTGCAGCTGAACTCTTTGATGTTTCTGTCTGCAGAGACCATGCTCTGGCCTATGGCTGCTGGGACTCTGAGCAGATTTCTGGCAATGCTCTCCTCGGTGCCTCCTGGCACAGCCATGGAGATTTATGCTCTGTCTGTGTCATTCACCTCCTGGTCCCCAGATGGTGAGAGGGAAGGGTCCTGGTCTCTGTGGAAGTGTCATAAATAGCTGGACTGAAGCAGCCTAGAGAGAAAGATTTGGGCTTGGGAGTTGAGGTGTAGAAGAGATGTGGGCTCTGCTGTAAGAAACCTGGTCTGGGAGCAGGGGTAgaaagctggggatggaaaCTGCAGGGGTGAAATGTGGCCAACAACCTGGCAAGGAAAACGGGGGAGATTGTGTGGAAGAGTAGCAAGAAGCCCACCAGGGTCTGAAGACCAGGTCTGGGGGCACAGAGAGCTTGGGACACAGAGCTGCAGTGGTGGCACAAGCTGAGGTGACAGGGGAGGTCAGCAGTAGGGAGTGGGATGACAAGTTTGTGCTGCTGAGATGCCACCCAGCTGAAGGAGAGCCAGGATGCTGTGACAAGCAGCATGCATTCATGTAATTGACGTGCATGATTATGTCAGGAGGGACTTGCACAATCAGCCTTAATTTGGGCGTTTTCTAATTTTGAATGCTTGTGTTTGCaacctcagctttctttttaatggagCTTTTTGTCAGCCATAGGGCTATCTGTAGTTATTCTGTAGTAAGCTGGTGCCAAAGGGCCATTGTGATACTCTAGTGTGTAAGTCCTGAGCAGTGAATGAAGTAGTTGTTGCACTTAGTAAAATATGATGAAATATCTCCATGCCATttatttgtgttgtgtttgtaTATGAGCACTGTAATTCTGTTAAACCTCAGCTACTTCAGAGGAGGAGAGTGAATTAACATGGATGAATGAGGGGCTGTCTAACTAATGGACTTTCAATATAATTAATGCACAGCAACAAATTCAACATTGCTTTGGGTAACAGaagagttggttttttttaagaaataatcaAGTTTTTGTAATTGAAATTCACTGATGTGTCAACATTTTTCACACAGACATTTACTCTTGGGTAATACACTGTGCACTATTAATTATTGAGAGGATACAGGTATAGCTCTGTCCTGATGTAGGTAAAAAACAAAGGATAAAGATTTGTTTAATATTGGGGTATTTTTCTAAACATCACCTTGTGATGGTAAGGGGAGATAAGCGTGCAGCTCTGCAGTTAATTGCCAGAGCCCATAAAcagttttttcccccctcttttgtttcttaacaACTCCAACTGCAACAGCAGGAGTGTACAGAGAGTAGCCACTATGGCAGCACCCCTGCTGTGTTTATTATCCAGCACTCTGCACTGGCAGTaaacattcaaaacccagcAGGAGACAGTCCTGAGGACCCCGCTGTTGCTGACCCTGAACACCCTGCTATTGCTGAgcctgctttgagcaggggcTTGGACAAGGGGATCTCCTTCCCACCTCAGCCATGTGATTTCGAGATGGGCTGGTGGCTGGGGTGCAAGGTGGTCATGTCTCAGGCATATCCACACAGGCCAGTGGTGAGGCATGTAGGGGGGACCCCAGCTGGTGGGACACAGGGTTTGTGTTTCCCCCGAGGTGGCTCCTTGAGACTGGTTTAGGCTGGGCCATCACTGTTAGGGCAGCAGAGGGATGTATCAGCATGCCTAAGTGCTCTCCCGGACTGGGAACCTCGGGGCATTTGTGCTGCCTGTCGTTGGGCTCTACATGGTCAGTGCAGGAAGCTTTTCCCCGTATTGTCCATGAAGGAAGATTAGCCAAGGCAGAAGGTGACTCAGAGTATCTAAGCAGTTCTGCTCTGAATCACCTCCTGGGTAATCTCCCCTTCAGTTGCAAAGCCAGCTGGCTGACACTGAAGGTGCAGCTTTCCTATGTTTTGTACCTAAAGATGCCAATGCACCTCAATTTTTAAGATTACAGTTAAGAGATGAGCATTGACAAACTATTGCAGGAGAAAAGTATTGGTCAAATTTCTGCACCAAAAAGGACAATTTCTTGCGCTTCTATGGTAAGCACACTGACCATCCTCTCCTGCTTGAAGCTTTTAATGTTAGCATAGGGGTGAAAGCACTCCTCTGCActagagatttcttttttttttttttttttttttttttttttttttttttttgagagagagagaatgagagagagagactgcACGTTCAAGGCTATTTATTAAACTGAGTTACTGCAAACATGCAGACTTTTTACGTGCCCATTTCCAGGTTAGCAATCTGTAAAAATACcctgctgaatattttaaagcatgaaaTAAAGTCTTCTGTGGTAGAGTACAAGGGAATGTGTATGAGCCTGTCAGATTTCAATGATCCAAAATGCTGATTGTAATTTTATCACAGGGTATCAATATAAGGAATGACAATTACCTGTGATCTGCGGGGCCTGAATCTGTTTCCACTGATAGATGCCTTTTTAATCTCTATGGGCTGTACTGCCTGCAGTTTTAGGCAACAGCCTTCAGTGAAGCTTTTGTGCAAAGTGTGAGGTTTGACAGGCCCTGACTCAGTAGTGATTTTGATGGTGAATGTAATTTTTCCCCATTGGTCCCAGAGGTCTAAGACCGTAGAagggttcatttttttttccattgaaagaTGTTATGTGAGCAGGGGATATGAAGATTGGTTAGTTACTGCTGCATCATGCATGTGTTCTCACTGGCTGCTGGACTGAAtggagaaaagctgttttccctGCCTCTTCCTTGCAGAGGGTGTGTCAAAGaagtttctttcctctgctccaTTAGTGATttaagtgatttaaaaaaaaaaaaaaaaagaaagaaagaaagaaaaaagagaaagaagaaaagaaaaaaaaagtaaggacATTGCTGTCTTTGGCAGCTTGGCCAAGgtttcaaaagcagctgaaagaaaacaggaagacaGGAAGATATACAGACAGCATGATGATACAAACTTTGTTTCTCTAGGAAACTAGGCTAAAAAAAGTTCCTAGGCCTCTTAGTAACAGAATAAACCTTGGGAATATGATTTAAGTCTCCACTGTGGgctcagaaatgaaaaggaatggATCCCTCATgtgctgattatttttaaaatgcttgcaAGCTTCAGTTCAGCTCTATAATTATTTAGTGACTTGCGCCTGGAGCTGCAAGTTTGACACGAAGATTTTATAAACATGTTGCCTATGAGAGGTCCCTTAGGTGATCATAGTGGAAAAACTGGGAGTTAGTTACCTTTGTTATGGTACTCCAGTGCTATCCTAGCATTTGTAGAGATTGCTCCTATTGCCCCTGTGAGTGTTGGGGAACCCCATCTCCGCAGGACAAGCTGTGCTTGAATGAACATGTCCAAAAGCGATTCACTGTAATTGACTGTTATATATGATGTGcttataaaaattaatagaaaaatccagttaaaaaaaaaaaaaaagtcccttaATTCAAACAACCTGGTCAGAGAGCACAGCTGCCTTCTCAAGGCAGAGCACAGGGTTGTCCTTCCATCTGTTCTTCCACACCCCTGGTGTGGGATCAGCCTTTTTGCACGGTTTTTATCAGGTAGGTGCTGAGAAGGGCAGTGCTGAAGAACTTGCTCCCTTTTACAAATCTGCATCCTGGTGAAAAGGGTTTTATCGAATTAAACCATGTGGAGCAATCTGAAGCTGAAATCTACTTCCTTTCCTTTATTTCAAGCCTATTGCTAGGAACCCTTCAAGATTTCTTCCCTAGAGATTGAAAGACTCTTCTCATAACAGGTGCAGCCTGGAGGATGGCGGTGACAACACACAAATCCTCCTGGGAGTAATGGGAGGCCTACTTGGGAGggcttccttttcccttccctttgcttGCTGCATCTCTCTGGCAGTACTTCTGCCAGGAGCTGTGTGCATACGTTGACTTTGATCCATTCAGCAGAGGGAGTCAGATGCTAAAATCTAAGCATTCAGGATCAGTATTTGCATGCAGGAGCAGAACTGTTTGATTCTTTGCTGTCCACTCAAGCCGGatgggggtgggtgggggtgTCTTGGTCTCAGCTGAGCTATATCTAAACTCTGCTGTAGTGGTAAAACCACAGTAGCAACAACAGCAATATAATTAACAAAGTCATTGTGCCAAAGCTCTTCAACACTGTCTTGTGGGGTTCATCTCAACAGGAAGGGTTGTCTTTCTCTACATCTGTGTAGTCCCCGGCCTTTCTGGTTGACATAatttgcagcagtgctggctggtaCTTAGTTGGAGGGatgtttctttccattttgtaaTGAATTTTCCTCTCTTGTGTCCATGGAGATCTGGTACCGTAGGACTGCTTGTGGGCATTAGCTGTCACTTGTTTTccaagaagagaaggaggaactTGTCTAGGGAATGGTAGGGACTTGGAGCACAGAGGCATGTAAGGAATTGTGCCTCCCAAACTTGGCATGTGCCTTCAAAAACAGGATGTTACACAAACACCCAATGTGAATTTGGCATAAGGATCTCcttaaaatttcaaaagcaaCCATTCACCCCCCCCTCCCGAGCATCTCAAAGgctttttctgaacaaaacCTGGAGAACTTTGAGTGGCTGGGGTGCGAAGGTGTGGGTCATGGCAGGTACCATGGGTCACAACCTGTacctgagagcagagggtgGGGGTGGTAGGTATCCCCTGTCCTTCAGCCCAGCTAAGGGAAGCCTCAGGAGAAGAAGCAAAGGGGGTTTTGCTCTTAAGATGAGTCAGCTGGCCggtgggaaggaagaggagagcagcCAAATCTTTTGCAGGGTCCTTCTAGCCTCTGGAGAAGTGAAAGTCAGCTGCCATGTGCTAAAATGATGCCTGTGGTGCAAGATACATCATGAGAGGTCAGAGATGGTAGTGACTAAAGCTTCACAGGCAGACATGAGGGGAGAACCAAACTTAAACTGATGGCTGAAATTTGGCCCATTTGACTTCTTCCATCTTATCTTAGTTGTTTGATTAGGAAGGTTTGAACCAGGAAACAGAGTGGGATGTGCAAAACTGCTTTGAACGTTTGTTCTGAAAGTGGTAATtgagttttaaatatttatggcACAACCTGGAGTGTACTAGTGAGTGCTCTacagactcttcccagtggtAATCTTGGTTTGCTGGAGACTGCTCTGCAAATAGTCCCTTTGCAGAgagtggggagagggaaggagaggaaaccAAGTAGACTTGtgtgaaaattatttgttttgcttattaCTGAGGTTTTACTCCTCCACAGTCAGTACCTTCAGTGTGGAGTTGTAGGAGCTGGGAAGCGGGCTTTTCTAACCAAAACCAGCACCTGGATGACTGGCAGGTCTACTTTCACACCACTTGCAACTGTGTGCCCCAAATCGGCACCCGCTGGCTCCGCAGAAAGACGAGGCAATGAGTGGGAAGATGCTTGATTGCCCTTGCAGTTTGTAGCTCTTGCTGCTTGCCATTACTGATCCCGTGTGAGACACTAGGAGGTACATACGCATTTTTTCCCCTACCGCGGATGTAAATAGGATTGTTTTCTCAGCAGGCAGCATAGAAAACGTGTCTGTGGTCCTGTGCTGTGTAGCAAACACTGGCCTCGGTGCGATGAATAAAAGGGAGTCTTTACTCCTTAGCCCAGCCCTGGGTCTGCTATGGTAAGGCAACCTGCTACATGTGCCTATTACTCACTTTAATATGCACCAGTAATACAGCTTTAAGCCTCCAGCTGGGATTGCAAGTCTTCAGGGTCGAAGGCTCCAGTTACTTGAGCCTGAGAAGCTGCCTTGCATGGGGTCTTTAGCAGCCCCGCGTAGCCCGCGGGCGCAGCTCCGCTGTGCGCGCAGCTCTGCCGGCGCGCTCAGGTGCGCTCATCGCTCGCCCCGTGCCGAGAGGCAGAACAAGCTGCTTCTTAAAACCGCTGAGCCCTCCCCGAGCACCGAGGAGCTTTCCGACTGTTGCGGGGTTGGCTAGGGTCGGGGGTGTTTGCGTTCTCACAGAGGTAAGCGGGGCTCCCCGAGCTGCCGCCTCTTCCCGCCCGGGGCGGCTGGGGAGTCCCGGGGCGGTGGAGGAGGCGGCGGGTCCCGACCCCGCCGTGCCCCgccgggcagccccgctccccctcGCCCGCCGGAGTGGCGGCAGGCCGGGGGTGGGGTGGGGCGCGGCGGGGTCCGGGGCGGCTCCGGCGCTCCTCGCCGCTTCGGCCCCGCCTCGGCTCCGCaccccggcggggcgggggggagcgggggggcgGCGCCGGctgcggcggcgggcgcggggctgccACCCGGCGGGCAGGCAGAGCGGCAGCGGATGGCGGCAAGGTCAGTAGGCGCTCGGTCCTCGCCGGCGGGGCTCCCATCTCGGCGGCGGGCGATGCTCCGGTGCGGTAGACCTTCCCTCGTCCTCCCCTgcccggcggcggggagcgAGGCGGCCGCGGATGCCCCCCGCCAcgcctccctcctccctcccgcCCGGGCGAGGGGGAGACAGACGCGGGTTTCGTAACCGCTTGCCCCGCCTGGCCCCGCCGCGCTCGGCTCGCTGcgggcagagcagggctccgCCGCTgtcgccgccgccgctcccggctCCGCCggcgctgccccccgccccctcGGCGCTCGTCCCCCGCGGGGAGGGTGAAGGCAGGCGCGGTGCGGGGTCCAGGTGATCCACCGAAACGtgagcggggctgcgggctcCTCGCCGCGTCCCGAGAGGGTGGCGGGGCGCGGAGGGTACTTTGAATCCCGGCGGGGTAGCGGCTGCAGCGCATCCGCGTTGCTGGAGGCGGAGGAGGGTTATCCTCGTGCTTCGTGAGCGAGTAAATCCAGAGAACTTAC
This Apus apus isolate bApuApu2 chromosome 2, bApuApu2.pri.cur, whole genome shotgun sequence DNA region includes the following protein-coding sequences:
- the LOC127380778 gene encoding translation initiation factor IF-2-like, translated to MRCSRYPAGIQSTLRAPPPSRDAARSPQPRSRFGGSPGPRTAPAFTLPAGDERRGGGGQRRRSRERRRRQRRSPALPAASRARRGQAGQAVTKPASVSPSPGREGGGRRGGGHPRPPRSPPPGRGGRGKVYRTGASPAAEMGAPPARTERLLTLPPSAAALPARRVAAPRPPPQPAPPPRSPPPRRGAEPRRGRSGEERRSRPGPRRAPPHPRPAATPAGEGERGCPAGHGGVGTRRLLHRPGTPQPPRAGRGGSSGSPAYLCENANTPDPSQPRNSRKAPRCSGRAQRF